The genomic DNA GAGGCCGCCGAGCAGGGGCAGTCGGTCGAGCTGGCGAACCGGCTGGAGGCGAACGGGGGCCTCAGCGCCGCCGACGTCGCCGCCGCGGCCGCCGCGGGCGACGCCACCGCGCTGGACCTGATCAGGGAGGGCGGGCGCAGCACCGGCCAGGTCATCGCCGGCCTGGTCAGCTTCTTCAACCCGGGCCTGGTGGTGATCGGCGGCGGGGTGACCGGCCTCGGTCACAACCTGCTGGCCGCGATCCGTACTCAGGTCTACCGCCAGTCGCTGCCCCTGGCGACCGGCAACCTGCCCATCGTTCTGGGGGAGTTGGGACCCACCGCCGGAGTCATCGGCGCGGCCCGGCTGATCAGCGACCACCTGTTCTCACCCGCGTAGCCGCCTTCGCTTTCCCACGCTCCACGGCTGCACGGCTCCACATCTGTACGGCTCCACGGCTCCACGGCTCCACGGCTCCATGGCTCCGCAGCTCCGTCCGGCACAGCGCTCTACCCCGACACGCCCTGTTCCGCCCAGCACAACCCAGCCCAGCCCAGCACTGTCCCGCCCAGCCCCGCTCTGCCCTGACACCGGCCCGCACGCCCGCCGAGGGGACCTCACATGGCACCAGAACCACCGCTGCTCAGCATGTCCGGCATCACCAAGTCGTTCCCCGGAGTCCGGGCCCTCGACGGCGTCGACCTCGACGTCCAGGCCGGCGAGGTGCACTGCCTCCTCGGCCAGAACGGCGCCGGGAAGTCCACCCTCATCAAGGTGCTGGCCGGCGCCCACCAGCCCGACACCGGCACCATCCGCTGGCGCGGCGAGGAGGTCACCCTGCGCTCGCCCATCGCGGCCATGCGTCTGGGCATCGCCACCATCTACCAGGAACTCGACCTGGTCGAGCACCTGTCGGTCGCCGAGAACGTCCACCTCGGCCACGAGCCGACCGCCGCCGGCTTCGTCGTACGGGGGAGGGCGGCCAAGGCGTCGACGGCCGCGCTGCTCAAGCGGCTCGGGCACCCCGAGGTCGACCCGGGGCGGCTGGTCGGGGAGCTGTCGGCGGCGCAGCAGCAGATCGTGTCCATGGCACGGGCGCTGTCGCACGACGTACGGCTGATCGTGATGGACGAGCCGTCCGCCGCGCTCGACCCGGACGAGGTCGACAACCTCTTCCGCATCGTCGCCGACCTCACCGCCGACGGAGTCGCCGTCGTCTACATCTCGCACCGCCTGGAGGAGATCCGCCGCATCGGCGACCGGGTCACCGTCCTCAAGGACGGCCGCGCGGTGGCCGGCGGGCTGCCCGCCGAGTCGACGCCGACCAGCGAGGTAGTGGCGCTGATGACCGGCCGCAACGTCGAGTACGTCTTCCCGGACCGGCCCACCGCGCCGCCCGCGGGCGAACCCGTGCTGAGCGTCGAAGGGCTGTCCCGGGAGGGGGAGTTCGACCGGCTCGACCTGGAGGTGCGCCCCGGCGAGATCGTCGGCCTCGCGGGACTGGTCGGCTCCGGCCGCTCCGAGATCCTGGAGACGGTCTACGGCGCCCGGAAGGCGAGCACCGGCCAGGTCCTCGTCGACGGGCGGCCGCTGAGGCCCGGCAGCGTGCGGGCCGCGGTCCGCGCCGGGCTGGGCCTCGCCCCCGAGGAACGCAAGGCCCAGGCCCTGCTGATGCTGGAGTCCGTCACCCGCAACGTGTCGGTCTCCGCCATGTCCCGCTTCTCGCGCGGCGGCTGGATCGACCGCGGCGCCGAACTCGGCGCGGCCCACAAGGCGACCCGCGAGCTGTCGCTGCGGCCCGACAACCCCGCGGTGCCCGTGCGCACCCTGTCCGGCGGCAACCAGCAGAAGGCGGTCCTCGCCCGCTGGCTGCTGCGCGGCTGCCGGGTCCTGCTGCTCGACGAACCCACCCGCGGCGTCGACGTCGGCGCCCGCGCCGAGCTGTACGCCGTCATCCGGCGCCTCGCCGACGAGGGCCTCGCCGTCCTGCTGGTCTCCAGCGAGGTGCCCGAGGTGCTGGGCCTCGCCGACCGCGTACTGGTGCTCCGCGAGGGCCGCGTCGTGTACGAGGCCCCCGCCCGCGAACTCGACGAACACCGCGTACTCGACCTCGTGATGGAAGGAAGCCCGGCGTCATGACGCAGCACGTGTCCCCGCCACGGGGCGGCACCGACAAGGCGGCACCCGTGGAGGGTCCGCCCGCCTGGCGGGTCCGGTTGGGCCGCGCCGACGTCCGCACCCTCACCCTGCTCGGTGTGCTCGCCGCACTGGTCCTCATCGGCGGCATCACCCAGCCCGACGCGTTCCTCGACACCCGCAACCTGCAACTGGTGCTCACCCAGGCGTCCGTGATCGGCGTCGTCACCGTCGGCGTCACCTTCGTGATCATCTCCGGCGGCATCGACCTGTCGGTCGGCGCCATCGTCGCCCTCTCCTCGGTGTGGGCGACCACGGTGGCCACCCAGGAATACGGCTTCGCCGGGATCCTCTTCACGGCGATCGTGGTCGGCGTCGGCTGCGGCCTGGTCAACGGCCTGCTCATCTCCTTCGGCGGGATGGTCCCCTTCATCGCCACCCTCGCCATGCTGGCCTCGGCGCGCGGACTCGCGCTCCAGATCACCGACGGCCGCACCCAGGTCGTCACCGTCCCGAGCGTCCTCGACCTCGCCGAGCGCGACTCGTACGTACTCGGCATACCGCCGCTGGTCCTGGTCTTCGCGGCCGTCACCGTCGTCGGCTGGCTGGTCCTCAACCGGACCACCTTCGGCCGCCGCACCGTCGCCGTCGGCGGCAACGCCGAGGCCGCCCGGCTGGCCGGCATCGACGTCCGCCGCCAGAGGCTCTACCTCTACCTGCTGTCCGGGCTGTGCTGCGGCATCGCCGCCTTCCTGCTGGTGGCCCTCGCCGGCTCCGGCCAGAACACCAACGGAAACCTCTACGAACTCGACGCCATCGCCGCCGCGATCATCGGCGGAACGCTGCTGACCGGCGGCCGGGGCCACATCATCGGCTCCGTGCTGGGCGTCCTGATCTTCACCACGATCACCAACATCTTCGCCCTGAACAACCTGCAGAGCGACGTCCAGCAGATCGCCAAGGGCGCGATCATCGTCGCCGCCGTGCTGGTCCAGCGCCGTACCGCAAGCACGCATTGAGGAAAGGGTTCACCGTCATGACGAAGCTCACGAGTCGCAGAGGGATGCTCTTCGGAGCCGCCGCCGTGTCCGCAGGTGCCGTCCTCGCCGGGTGCACCAGCAACGACCCCGACAGCGGCGACGACAAGGCCGCCGCGGACACCCAGCCGGCCGCCGACGACAAGCCCGGCAAGCCGGTCACCATCGGCTACGCCGGCCCGCAGGCCGACCACGGCTGGCTCAACGCCGTCAACGACCAGGCCAAGAAGCGCGCCGAGAAGTACTCCGAGATCACCATGGAGATCACCGAGGGCTCCAACGACACCGCGCAGCAGATCGGCCAGATCGAGACCCTCATCAACAAGAAGGTCGACGTCCTGGTCATCCTGCCGGCCGACGGCAAGGCCCTCACCCAGGTCGGCCTGAAGGCGATGCGGGCGGGCATCCCGGTCATCAACCTCGACCGGATCTTCAACAGCCCCCAGGCCTACCGCTGCTGGGTCGGCGGCGACAACTACGGCATGGGTCTCAACGCCGCCCACTACATCGGCGAGAAGCTCAAGGACAAGTCGGACGCCAAGGTCATCGAGCTGGCCGGCATCGACAACCTGGAACTGACCCAGCAGCGCACCCAGGGCTTCGACGACGGCCTGAAGAACTACCCGAACATCAAGAAGGTGGCCCGCCAGGCCGCCGAGTTCACCGTCGAGTCCGGACAGGCCAAGATGGCTCAGCTGCTCCAGGCCCAGTCGGACTTCGACGCCCTGTGGAACCACGACGACGACCAGGGCGTGGGCGCCCTGCGCGCCATCGAGCAGGCCGGACGGGACGACTTCCTGATGGTCGGCGGCGCGGGCGCGCTCTCCGCCTTCGAGGCCATCAAGGCGGACAGCGGCGTCCTGAAGGCGACGGTGCTCTACCCGCCGACCATGGCCGCCTCCGCGATCGACCTGGCCCGCGCCCTCGGCCAGGGCAAGGGCGTCAGCGGACTCGCCGAGTTCGAGATCCCCTCGACCGTCACCTGCTACTCGGCCGTCGTCGACAAGGACAACGTCGACCAGTACATGTCCACGGGCTTCAAGTGAGGGCTGCCGCTCCGGCAGCGGCCTGACCAGCCGCCGCCGGGGCGGGGCCCACCCCACCGCGCCACCACGACGAGGAGGACATCCGCATGGGACAGCCGCAGCAGCCCGAGGGGGCCGGCGCCGAGGAGGCAGCCGCCGGGACCGACAGCGGGACCGATACCGGGACCGGTGCCGGGGCCGGGGCGGCAACGGGGGCGTCCGCGACCAGACCACCCCTGCGCGTCGGCATGGTCGGCTACGCCTTCATGGGCGCCGCCCACTCCCAGGGCTGGCGCACCGCCGGCCGGGCCTTCGACCTGCCGCTGAACCCGGTACTGGCCGCGATCTGCGGACGGGACGCCGACGCCGTCCGCCTGGCGGCCGACCGGCACGGCTGGGCGAGCACCGAGACCGACTGGCGGACCCTGGTCGAACGGGACGACATCGACCTCGTCGACATCTGCACCCCCGGCGACAGCCACGCCGAGATCGCGCTGGCCGCGCTCGCCGCCGGGAAGCACGTCCTGTGCGAGAAGCCGCTGGCCAACACCGTCGAGGAGGCGCAGGCGATGACCCGCGCCGCCGAGGAGGCCGCGGCCCGGGGCCAGCTGGCCATGGTCGGCTTCAACTACCGCCGGGTACCGGCCACCGCGCTGGCCCGCCGGATGGTCGCCGAGGGCCGCGTCGGCCGGCTGCGGCACCTGCGGGTGACCTACCTCCAGGACTGGCTGGTCGACCCGAAGGCCCCGCTCACCTGGCGGCTGCGCAAGGAGCTGGCCGGATCGGGGGCGCTCGGCGACCTGGGCGCCCACATCGTCGACCTCGCCCAGTACCTGTCGGGCGAGCGGATCGCGGGCGTCTCCGCCCTCACCGAGACCTTCGTACGGGAACGCCCGCTGCCCGCCGGCGCCCCCCGGGGCCTGTCCGCGGGCTCGGCGGACGGGGTGACGGGACGGGTGACCGTCGACGACGCCGCCGTGTTCAC from Streptomyces sp. CB09001 includes the following:
- a CDS encoding ABC transporter permease; the encoded protein is MTQHVSPPRGGTDKAAPVEGPPAWRVRLGRADVRTLTLLGVLAALVLIGGITQPDAFLDTRNLQLVLTQASVIGVVTVGVTFVIISGGIDLSVGAIVALSSVWATTVATQEYGFAGILFTAIVVGVGCGLVNGLLISFGGMVPFIATLAMLASARGLALQITDGRTQVVTVPSVLDLAERDSYVLGIPPLVLVFAAVTVVGWLVLNRTTFGRRTVAVGGNAEAARLAGIDVRRQRLYLYLLSGLCCGIAAFLLVALAGSGQNTNGNLYELDAIAAAIIGGTLLTGGRGHIIGSVLGVLIFTTITNIFALNNLQSDVQQIAKGAIIVAAVLVQRRTASTH
- a CDS encoding Gfo/Idh/MocA family oxidoreductase, whose protein sequence is MGQPQQPEGAGAEEAAAGTDSGTDTGTGAGAGAATGASATRPPLRVGMVGYAFMGAAHSQGWRTAGRAFDLPLNPVLAAICGRDADAVRLAADRHGWASTETDWRTLVERDDIDLVDICTPGDSHAEIALAALAAGKHVLCEKPLANTVEEAQAMTRAAEEAAARGQLAMVGFNYRRVPATALARRMVAEGRVGRLRHLRVTYLQDWLVDPKAPLTWRLRKELAGSGALGDLGAHIVDLAQYLSGERIAGVSALTETFVRERPLPAGAPRGLSAGSADGVTGRVTVDDAAVFTGRLTSGALVSFEATRYATGRKNALRIELNGERGSLAFDLERLNELSYHDGTEPGEHAGFRRILVTEPEHPYLDAWWPPGHGLGYEHTFVHQARDLVHAVAEGRGPEPSFADGLQVQRVLAAVEESAEKNSVYTPITP
- a CDS encoding sugar ABC transporter ATP-binding protein; its protein translation is MAPEPPLLSMSGITKSFPGVRALDGVDLDVQAGEVHCLLGQNGAGKSTLIKVLAGAHQPDTGTIRWRGEEVTLRSPIAAMRLGIATIYQELDLVEHLSVAENVHLGHEPTAAGFVVRGRAAKASTAALLKRLGHPEVDPGRLVGELSAAQQQIVSMARALSHDVRLIVMDEPSAALDPDEVDNLFRIVADLTADGVAVVYISHRLEEIRRIGDRVTVLKDGRAVAGGLPAESTPTSEVVALMTGRNVEYVFPDRPTAPPAGEPVLSVEGLSREGEFDRLDLEVRPGEIVGLAGLVGSGRSEILETVYGARKASTGQVLVDGRPLRPGSVRAAVRAGLGLAPEERKAQALLMLESVTRNVSVSAMSRFSRGGWIDRGAELGAAHKATRELSLRPDNPAVPVRTLSGGNQQKAVLARWLLRGCRVLLLDEPTRGVDVGARAELYAVIRRLADEGLAVLLVSSEVPEVLGLADRVLVLREGRVVYEAPARELDEHRVLDLVMEGSPAS
- a CDS encoding substrate-binding domain-containing protein, whose product is MTKLTSRRGMLFGAAAVSAGAVLAGCTSNDPDSGDDKAAADTQPAADDKPGKPVTIGYAGPQADHGWLNAVNDQAKKRAEKYSEITMEITEGSNDTAQQIGQIETLINKKVDVLVILPADGKALTQVGLKAMRAGIPVINLDRIFNSPQAYRCWVGGDNYGMGLNAAHYIGEKLKDKSDAKVIELAGIDNLELTQQRTQGFDDGLKNYPNIKKVARQAAEFTVESGQAKMAQLLQAQSDFDALWNHDDDQGVGALRAIEQAGRDDFLMVGGAGALSAFEAIKADSGVLKATVLYPPTMAASAIDLARALGQGKGVSGLAEFEIPSTVTCYSAVVDKDNVDQYMSTGFK